The genomic region TCTTGAACACCACCTTGCGGTCGCCGTCCGCGGTGTCGATTGCTGTGAGTTCGCCTTCATCCAAAATGATGATGGAGCGCTCGCCGGTCTCGGGGGAATATACAACAAAGCCCGCCTTCACGTGGATCCGCGTGGGCGGGATAATTTGCTGTCGGGAATCCCCCGTAACCATCGGGAAATAACCGCCTTCGAAGTTCAAGCTGGATTAAGCCTGACGTTCGTCGATACGTGCAGCCTTGCCGCGGAGGTTGCGCATGTAGTAGATGCGAGCCTGGCGGACCTTACCGGCGCGTTCGAGTTCGATGGAGTCAATGCGGGGAGAGTTGACCGGGAAGATGCGTTCGACGGCAACGGAGCCGGACATCTTGCGGACAGTGAGAGTCTTGCCGATACCAGAATTCTTCTGCTGGATAACGACACCCTTGAACGGCTGGATACGTTCCTTGGTGCCTTCAATGACCTTGACGTTAACGGTGACAGTGTCGCCGGCGCGGAAATCCGGCATATCGGATTTCACGTTTTCGTTCTGGATTGCTTCGATATTCAGGGACATAGTGTGTACCTCTTTTTATTTGTCGCCAAATTTAGTATTTATTTTCAGTTTTTCAAAGATGTCGGGGCGCCTTTCTTGCGTTCTTTTCAACGATTCTTGGCGTCTCCACTCGGAAATGTTCTTGTGATGGCCCGAAAGCAGCACTTCGGGCACCTTTTTTCCCTCAAATTCCTCGGGTCGGGTGTAGACCGGCCATCCCAGTACGCCTTGGGCGAAGGAGTCTGTCTCGCCACTTTCTTTGTGGCCGAGGGCTCCGTCCACCAGCCGGACGACAGCATCCGTGAGGATCATGGCGGGTAGTTCGCCCCCGCTCACGACGAAATCGCCTATGGAAATCTCCATGTCGACCTCGGACTGCCGGATGCGCTCGTCGATTCCCTTGTAGTGCCCGCAGACGAGCACCAGGTGGTTTTCCTTGGAAAGCTCCTGCGCAATCGCGTGGGTGAGGGGGACCCCGTCGGC from uncultured Fibrobacter sp. harbors:
- the trmD gene encoding tRNA (guanosine(37)-N1)-methyltransferase TrmD, translating into MIIDCITIFPEMFAPMKSSIMGRAQAKGLFEFNTVYLRDFAINDYGQVDDVPYGGEPGMVLRPEPLAKAIRSTGVKEDGGKVIYLTADGVPLTHAIAQELSKENHLVLVCGHYKGIDERIRQSEVDMEISIGDFVVSGGELPAMILTDAVVRLVDGALGHKESGETDSFAQGVLGWPVYTRPEEFEGKKVPEVLLSGHHKNISEWRRQESLKRTQERRPDIFEKLKINTKFGDK
- the rplS gene encoding 50S ribosomal protein L19 gives rise to the protein MSLNIEAIQNENVKSDMPDFRAGDTVTVNVKVIEGTKERIQPFKGVVIQQKNSGIGKTLTVRKMSGSVAVERIFPVNSPRIDSIELERAGKVRQARIYYMRNLRGKAARIDERQA